From a single Bremerella cremea genomic region:
- a CDS encoding 2-isopropylmalate synthase, whose translation MNDSTIKIFDTTLRDGEQSPGASMNLAEKMEIAQALVDLGVDIIEAGFPIASPGDFESVKEIASNIRGASICGLARCNPRDIERAWEALKHSSQPRIHVFLATSAIHREFKLRMTPEEIIQRGIDSLKLASSLCDDIEFSPEDASRTEPDFLCRVVEAAIDAGATTVNIPDTVGYATPNHMHKIITDLKNRVPNIDKAVISVHCHDDLGMAVANSLAAVEAGARQVECTINGIGERAGNASLEEVVMALRTRHDYYNVESKINTKRLVPTSRLLSNITGLQVQRNKAIVGRNAFAHESGIHQDGMLKEPTTYEIMRPEDVGLEKTDLVLGKHSGRAALSDRAKALGYHLSAEQLQVVFEEFKKLADKKKEIYDGDIAALCDQQIRGDGRQVWVLESLDVSHGTGKEPCVKMTLKHGDETKSAEITEGDGPIDAAFWAVERITGVPLTCKDFQVRSATLGRDALGEVTVEIESDKKVVRGRGSSTDTVQATVHAILDAVNRICQM comes from the coding sequence ATGAACGATTCCACCATCAAAATCTTCGATACCACGCTCCGCGACGGCGAACAATCTCCGGGGGCCAGCATGAACTTGGCCGAGAAAATGGAGATCGCCCAGGCCCTGGTCGACTTGGGGGTCGACATTATCGAGGCTGGCTTTCCGATCGCTTCGCCAGGAGACTTCGAGTCGGTCAAAGAGATCGCCTCGAACATTCGCGGCGCGTCGATCTGTGGTTTGGCCCGCTGCAACCCGCGCGATATTGAACGCGCCTGGGAAGCACTCAAGCATTCCAGCCAACCGCGGATTCACGTCTTCCTGGCGACCAGCGCGATTCACCGCGAGTTCAAGTTGCGGATGACACCGGAAGAAATCATCCAGCGCGGGATCGACTCGTTGAAGTTGGCTTCTTCGTTATGCGACGACATCGAGTTCTCGCCGGAAGACGCCTCTCGGACCGAGCCTGACTTCTTGTGCCGTGTTGTAGAAGCGGCGATTGATGCCGGGGCGACCACCGTTAACATCCCAGATACGGTTGGCTACGCCACGCCCAATCACATGCACAAGATCATCACCGATCTGAAGAACCGCGTCCCCAATATCGACAAGGCCGTGATCAGTGTGCATTGCCACGACGACCTCGGCATGGCAGTCGCCAACAGCTTGGCGGCGGTCGAAGCAGGTGCCCGGCAGGTCGAATGCACGATCAACGGCATCGGCGAGCGAGCCGGAAACGCTTCTTTGGAAGAAGTTGTCATGGCCTTGCGGACTCGGCACGATTACTACAACGTCGAGTCGAAGATCAACACCAAGCGTTTGGTGCCAACCAGTCGGTTGCTTTCCAACATTACCGGCTTGCAGGTGCAGCGGAACAAGGCGATCGTCGGACGCAATGCGTTCGCCCACGAGTCTGGCATCCACCAAGATGGGATGCTCAAAGAGCCCACCACTTACGAGATCATGCGGCCTGAAGATGTCGGGCTCGAAAAGACCGATCTCGTCCTCGGCAAGCACAGCGGACGGGCCGCGCTTTCCGACCGGGCCAAAGCGTTGGGCTATCACTTGTCCGCCGAACAGCTTCAAGTGGTGTTCGAGGAATTCAAGAAGCTGGCCGACAAGAAAAAGGAAATCTACGATGGCGATATCGCCGCGCTGTGCGATCAGCAGATTCGGGGTGATGGCCGTCAGGTGTGGGTTCTGGAATCGCTTGACGTCAGCCATGGCACAGGCAAAGAGCCTTGCGTGAAGATGACCCTGAAACATGGCGACGAAACGAAGTCGGCGGAGATCACCGAAGGAGACGGCCCCATCGATGCTGCCTTCTGGGCGGTCGAACGGATCACCGGCGTGCCGCTGACGTGTAAAGACTTCCAAGTCCGCAGTGCGACCCTGGGCCGAGACGCCTTAGGGGAAGTCACTGTCGAAATCGAGTCCGACAAAAAGGTCGTCCGTGGTCGCGGCAGCTCGACCGATACGGTCCAAGCAACCGTCCATGCAATTCTGGACGCAGTGAACCGGATTTGTCAGATGTAG
- a CDS encoding ferredoxin family protein, which yields MTHVVCEPCFNCKYTDCVVVCPVECFYEGDQILYIHPEECIDCEACVPECPVEAIFHEDNVPEEWSGFVELNAEMAPQCEVITEKKTPLADQ from the coding sequence ATGACTCACGTAGTCTGCGAACCGTGCTTTAACTGCAAGTACACGGATTGCGTCGTTGTATGCCCCGTCGAATGTTTCTACGAAGGGGACCAGATTCTTTACATCCATCCCGAAGAATGCATCGACTGCGAAGCTTGTGTGCCGGAATGCCCGGTCGAAGCGATCTTCCACGAAGACAATGTTCCGGAAGAATGGAGTGGCTTCGTCGAGCTGAACGCCGAAATGGCGCCTCAGTGTGAAGTGATCACCGAGAAGAAGACACCGCTGGCCGATCAATAA
- a CDS encoding glycerophosphodiester phosphodiesterase has protein sequence MLCFVSRSLLLITCLITSSSFLSASEKGPIIMAHRGGAHEFEENTMEGFRNCYERGIRGFETDIRMTKDGVLVVLHDDSLDRTHQATGAIEDKTAAELKDVVTKKGQKFLFLDELLGYFADKPGVYLELEMKTSNKKLYPNERISEYCQKLHQAAQKQQPKSSTYVFTSFDERPLKEIHALDPEAPILLIASKPCSKELIERAKQLGAGRIGCRLEGTSREAVKEAQKNGLIVSCWPGHSVEDYYMALGLGTSIHCTDIPMVIQSVKEQLPE, from the coding sequence ATGCTTTGCTTCGTTTCCCGCAGCTTACTGCTGATTACTTGCCTTATCACTTCAAGCAGCTTTCTTTCTGCTTCAGAAAAAGGGCCCATCATCATGGCCCATCGAGGCGGCGCCCATGAGTTTGAAGAAAACACCATGGAAGGGTTTCGCAATTGCTACGAACGGGGCATTCGTGGCTTCGAAACCGATATTCGTATGACGAAAGATGGTGTCCTGGTCGTGCTGCACGACGATAGCCTCGACCGCACCCATCAAGCCACCGGCGCGATCGAAGACAAGACCGCCGCCGAACTGAAAGACGTGGTGACCAAGAAGGGACAGAAGTTCCTGTTCCTGGATGAACTTTTGGGCTATTTTGCCGACAAGCCAGGCGTTTATCTGGAGCTGGAAATGAAAACCAGCAACAAGAAGCTTTATCCCAACGAGCGGATTTCCGAATACTGCCAGAAGCTGCACCAAGCCGCCCAAAAGCAACAGCCGAAAAGTTCGACCTACGTCTTTACTTCGTTCGACGAACGTCCACTGAAAGAGATTCACGCCCTCGATCCCGAAGCTCCTATCTTACTGATTGCCAGCAAACCATGTTCGAAAGAGCTCATCGAACGAGCTAAGCAGCTTGGTGCCGGGCGGATCGGATGTCGCCTGGAAGGGACTTCGCGCGAAGCGGTAAAGGAAGCCCAAAAGAACGGCCTGATCGTCAGTTGCTGGCCTGGCCACAGCGTTGAAGACTACTACATGGCCTTAGGGCTGGGGACGTCCATTCACTGCACCGATATCCCCATGGTTATTCAAAGCGTGAAAGAACAACTGCCAGAGTAA